A region of Chlamydia crocodili DNA encodes the following proteins:
- a CDS encoding class I fructose-bisphosphate aldolase: protein MSKIYDLLGNDAENLLKYECKHIPKENLTLPSPDFIDKVFSYSDRNNLVLRSLQSMFSHGRLANTGYLSILPVDQGVEHTAGASFAPNPIYFNPENIIRLAIEGGCSAVASSYGVLSLLSRKYAHKIPFMLKLNHNELLSYPTTYHQIFFSQVESAYNMGAVAVGATIYFGSETSSEEIVAVSRAFTRARELGLATVLWCYLRNPNFIVNGIDYHTAADLTGQADHLGATLGADIVKQKLPTCHGGFKAIKFSKTDDRVYSELSSDHPIDLCRYQVLNSYCGKIGLINSGGPSGKDDFAEAAKTAVINKRAGGMGLILGRKAFQRPLAEGVQLLNLIQDIYLDPSITIA from the coding sequence ATGTCGAAGATATATGATTTGCTAGGCAATGACGCGGAAAATTTGTTGAAATATGAATGCAAACATATTCCTAAAGAGAATCTTACCCTACCCTCCCCCGACTTCATCGATAAAGTTTTCTCTTACTCTGACAGAAACAATCTTGTGTTAAGATCTTTACAATCTATGTTTTCTCATGGAAGATTAGCAAATACTGGATATCTTTCGATTCTTCCAGTGGATCAGGGAGTGGAACATACAGCCGGGGCATCCTTTGCTCCAAATCCCATTTATTTTAATCCAGAGAATATTATTCGACTAGCCATTGAAGGCGGTTGCTCTGCTGTAGCCTCCTCTTATGGGGTTTTGAGCCTACTTTCAAGAAAATATGCTCATAAAATCCCCTTTATGTTGAAGCTAAACCATAACGAACTTCTATCCTATCCAACAACATATCATCAGATTTTCTTTAGTCAGGTAGAAAGTGCTTATAACATGGGTGCTGTTGCTGTAGGAGCAACGATTTATTTTGGTTCTGAGACATCTTCTGAAGAGATTGTCGCAGTTTCTCGAGCCTTCACAAGAGCTAGGGAATTAGGATTGGCTACAGTATTGTGGTGTTATTTACGCAATCCTAACTTTATTGTTAATGGTATAGACTATCATACAGCCGCAGATCTAACTGGTCAGGCAGATCATTTAGGAGCAACTTTGGGTGCTGATATAGTAAAACAAAAGTTACCCACATGCCATGGTGGTTTTAAAGCTATCAAATTTAGTAAAACAGATGATAGAGTATATTCCGAACTCTCTTCGGATCATCCAATTGACCTTTGCCGTTACCAGGTGCTGAATAGCTACTGCGGTAAGATAGGTCTTATTAATTCCGGAGGTCCCTCGGGAAAAGATGATTTTGCAGAGGCTGCGAAAACTGCTGTGATTAACAAAAGAGCTGGAGGTATGGGGTTAATTTTGGGAAGAAAAGCTTTTCAAAGACCTCTTGCCGAAGGTGTACAATTATTAAATTTGATTCAAGATATTTACTTAGACCCGAGTATTACAATAGCGTAA
- a CDS encoding CT214 family putative inclusion membrane protein, which translates to MVIFFSIVVVLAIVGAVLVGSNVLTSLMALLFFSGIATSVCLLGLVLIFILNAEKRIFPKITLPDEMEFSKEEQIFLQTLLNLSLPEQIKETEIPTLSDGVPEHVFIRGTFYRENSEYRNNISTRVESLETSLMSFTSTFTKAVVHCGQVSGNLIQGIVREIKDLFIPSIRSREKETSLCYCLQIWSELLIQHSFVDFIVLVLEKPDINRFLLGNFIEIAESWRINHGDPTYICRALQSFNLWLYGLYMGEPCIDILESYNPDLLTEDVRAYLESGNFVQLIFSRAEPDLRDRFAEFLEGSIQALAATECHKIRRGMNSDGYIQNDPSLRSVIDNLNLRMTFCLNLPSCSSWKFRFALARNLNGIFDLNEFIRDNYYGLVANPFLLIELLHSHSKYQSFIQGLLIKAMPISHWKSLFKPMIVGLFSAGIANRRELEVMANHLGVNVEDLTSVISSGRFLEVLFPNLFEE; encoded by the coding sequence ATGGTCATCTTTTTTTCTATCGTTGTTGTTCTTGCTATTGTAGGTGCAGTACTTGTTGGATCTAATGTTCTCACATCTTTGATGGCGTTACTTTTCTTTTCTGGTATTGCTACATCGGTATGTTTATTGGGTTTGGTTTTAATTTTCATTTTAAATGCAGAAAAGAGAATTTTTCCAAAAATCACTCTTCCTGATGAAATGGAATTTTCTAAAGAGGAACAAATTTTTCTACAAACACTACTAAACTTATCTCTTCCTGAGCAGATTAAAGAAACGGAAATTCCAACATTATCAGATGGCGTTCCTGAACATGTATTTATTAGAGGAACATTTTACAGAGAGAATTCAGAGTATAGAAATAATATTTCTACACGAGTAGAAAGCCTAGAAACGTCTCTAATGAGTTTTACTTCTACCTTTACTAAAGCTGTTGTACATTGTGGTCAGGTTTCAGGAAACTTAATTCAAGGGATAGTTAGGGAAATTAAGGATCTATTTATTCCTTCAATACGTTCTAGAGAAAAAGAGACCTCGCTTTGTTATTGTTTGCAAATTTGGAGTGAACTTTTAATACAGCACTCTTTTGTAGACTTTATTGTTCTTGTTCTTGAAAAGCCTGATATTAATCGTTTCTTACTTGGGAATTTTATAGAAATTGCTGAATCTTGGCGTATCAATCACGGAGATCCTACTTATATCTGTAGAGCTCTACAGTCATTTAATCTTTGGCTTTACGGTTTATATATGGGCGAGCCGTGTATAGATATTCTAGAATCTTATAATCCTGATCTTCTTACTGAAGATGTTCGAGCTTATTTAGAAAGTGGCAATTTTGTTCAGCTAATTTTCTCGCGAGCGGAACCCGATTTACGTGATAGATTTGCTGAGTTTTTGGAAGGATCTATTCAAGCTTTAGCTGCTACAGAATGCCATAAGATTCGTCGTGGGATGAACTCTGATGGATATATACAAAATGACCCTTCGTTACGTTCTGTTATCGATAATCTAAACTTGAGAATGACTTTTTGCTTGAATTTACCTTCATGTTCTTCTTGGAAATTTAGATTTGCTTTAGCAAGAAATTTAAACGGAATTTTCGATTTAAACGAATTTATTAGGGATAATTATTATGGCTTAGTTGCTAACCCCTTTTTGCTTATAGAACTTCTTCATAGCCATTCTAAATATCAGAGTTTTATTCAAGGATTGCTCATAAAAGCCATGCCTATAAGTCATTGGAAATCTTTATTTAAACCGATGATTGTAGGCTTATTCAGTGCGGGGATAGCTAATAGAAGAGAGCTAGAGGTAATGGCGAATCATCTGGGAGTAAATGTAGAAGATTTAACCAGTGTAATTTCTTCAGGCCGTTTCTTAGAAGTTTTATTTCCCAACTTATTCGAAGAATAG
- a CDS encoding amino acid permease, whose translation MHTHSKPSKPLGTFTVGMLSLAVVISLRNLPLTAKHGLSTLFFYALAVGCFMIPYALISAELASFKPQGIYIWTRDALGKWWGFFSIWMQWFHNMTWYPAMLAFIASTLVYKINPDLAHNKIYLATVILAGFWGLTFFNFFGISTSALFSSVCVIIGTLIPGAILVTLAIFWIVSGNPIAISLSWGDLLPEINGMSSFVLLAGMLLALCGLEANANLASDMVNPRKNYPRAVFIGAIATLAILVLGSLSIAIVIPKEEISLVSGLVKAFSLFFDKYNLSWMTSIVVVMTIAGSLGELNAWMFAGTKGLFVSTQNDCLPRMFKKVNSRNVPTNLMLFQAVVVTLFTLIFLCLDSADLAYWILSALSIQMYLAMYICLFIAGPVLRIKEPKAQRLYSVPGKFFGICLLSFLGILSCLFALWISFLPPQEVTQLSGAGKIGYSAFLLLAFSTNCMIPFGIYYAHKKLIK comes from the coding sequence ATGCATACCCATTCAAAACCCTCAAAACCCCTGGGCACGTTTACTGTTGGAATGTTATCTCTAGCAGTAGTAATTAGTTTAAGGAACTTGCCCCTAACAGCAAAACACGGCTTATCAACGCTTTTCTTCTATGCTCTTGCCGTGGGTTGTTTTATGATCCCCTACGCGCTTATTTCAGCCGAACTAGCATCTTTTAAACCACAAGGAATCTACATTTGGACTCGTGATGCCTTAGGCAAATGGTGGGGATTCTTCTCTATATGGATGCAATGGTTTCATAATATGACCTGGTATCCCGCAATGCTTGCCTTTATTGCAAGTACACTTGTGTATAAAATTAATCCAGATCTAGCCCATAATAAAATCTATTTAGCAACAGTTATCCTTGCTGGATTTTGGGGTTTGACCTTTTTTAATTTCTTCGGAATTAGTACATCGGCTCTTTTCAGCTCGGTCTGTGTTATTATAGGAACTTTAATTCCAGGAGCAATTTTAGTTACTTTAGCTATTTTTTGGATCGTCTCCGGAAATCCTATAGCGATTTCTCTTTCTTGGGGTGATCTACTCCCTGAAATTAATGGTATGTCATCTTTTGTATTGCTTGCGGGCATGCTTTTAGCTCTCTGTGGATTAGAAGCTAATGCTAACCTGGCTTCGGATATGGTAAATCCTAGAAAAAATTACCCTAGAGCCGTATTTATTGGAGCAATTGCCACATTAGCTATCTTGGTTTTAGGATCACTTTCTATAGCTATCGTTATTCCTAAAGAAGAAATTAGCCTAGTTTCAGGTCTTGTTAAAGCATTTTCCCTATTCTTTGATAAGTACAATCTTTCTTGGATGACTAGTATTGTTGTTGTTATGACAATTGCCGGATCCCTAGGGGAACTGAATGCATGGATGTTCGCAGGAACTAAAGGACTATTCGTCTCTACACAAAACGATTGTCTTCCTAGAATGTTTAAAAAAGTAAACTCGAGGAATGTTCCTACAAACCTTATGCTATTTCAAGCAGTTGTAGTTACCTTGTTTACTTTAATCTTTTTATGCTTAGATTCAGCAGACTTAGCCTACTGGATTCTTAGTGCATTAAGCATACAAATGTATTTAGCTATGTACATTTGTTTGTTTATCGCGGGCCCGGTTCTTCGTATTAAAGAACCAAAAGCACAACGTTTGTATTCAGTTCCCGGGAAATTTTTTGGTATCTGTCTACTTTCATTCTTAGGAATACTTTCCTGTTTATTTGCCTTATGGATTAGCTTTTTACCTCCTCAAGAGGTTACGCAGTTGTCAGGAGCTGGTAAAATAGGTTATTCAGCCTTCTTACTATTAGCCTTTTCTACAAACTGCATGATACCTTTTGGTATTTACTATGCTCATAAGAAACTAATCAAATAG
- the mgtE gene encoding magnesium transporter yields the protein MDSKTSHLDDELSFKLEKAFTCLSTDIHSHDLSKIVSEYNPIDLAYAVSCLPPDSRAILYKNLSCIASRVAFIINTDSASRWAIFRKLTDIEVCALIDQMPPDEAVWVLDDIPDRRYRRILELIDSKKSLKIRDLQKHGRNTAGRLMTNEFFAFLMETTVKDVSACIRNNPGIDLTRLVFVLDFKGELQGVVTDRSLIINPPEISLKQIMNQVEHKVLPDATREEVVDLVERYKIAALPVVDEENFLIGAITYEDVVEAIEDIADETIARMAGTTEDVGYHSCHVVQRFLLRAPWLLVTLCAGLVSASVMAYFQKIAPSLLALVIFFIPLINGMSGNVGVQCSTILVRSMATGTLSFGRRRETIFKEMSIGLLTGVALGILCGIVVYLMGFIGMNLFSGGGLQLGVTVAAGVLGASLTATTLGVLSPFFFVKLGVDPALASGPIVTALNDIMSMVIFFLITGFLNFFFFS from the coding sequence ATGGATTCAAAAACTAGTCATCTGGATGATGAGCTAAGTTTTAAGTTGGAGAAAGCGTTTACTTGTTTATCTACCGATATACATTCTCATGATCTTTCCAAGATTGTCAGTGAGTATAATCCTATAGATTTAGCCTATGCCGTTTCTTGCCTTCCTCCAGATTCTCGTGCGATTCTTTATAAAAATCTCTCATGTATAGCATCTCGAGTAGCTTTCATTATTAATACAGATTCTGCTTCTCGATGGGCTATTTTTCGTAAGTTGACTGATATAGAAGTTTGTGCACTCATTGATCAGATGCCCCCAGACGAAGCTGTATGGGTCTTAGATGATATCCCTGATCGACGCTATCGTAGAATATTAGAATTGATCGATTCTAAAAAATCATTAAAAATTCGCGACTTGCAGAAACATGGCCGCAATACTGCAGGGAGACTTATGACTAATGAGTTCTTTGCATTTTTGATGGAAACTACTGTTAAGGATGTTTCTGCATGTATTAGAAATAATCCTGGGATAGATTTAACTCGACTTGTTTTTGTTTTGGATTTTAAAGGAGAACTTCAAGGTGTTGTTACTGATAGAAGTTTAATAATTAACCCCCCTGAAATTTCTTTAAAGCAGATTATGAATCAGGTAGAGCATAAAGTTTTGCCTGATGCAACTAGAGAAGAAGTTGTTGACTTAGTAGAACGTTATAAGATAGCTGCTCTACCTGTTGTTGATGAAGAAAATTTCTTAATAGGTGCTATTACTTATGAAGATGTTGTAGAGGCTATAGAAGATATTGCTGACGAAACAATAGCGCGTATGGCAGGGACCACGGAAGATGTGGGATATCATAGCTGTCATGTTGTTCAGAGATTTTTACTTAGAGCACCTTGGTTATTAGTAACTCTTTGTGCGGGGTTGGTCAGTGCTTCGGTAATGGCATACTTTCAAAAAATTGCCCCCTCATTATTGGCTCTGGTTATTTTCTTTATTCCTTTAATTAATGGGATGTCTGGAAATGTTGGTGTTCAGTGTAGTACAATTTTAGTCCGAAGTATGGCTACGGGGACGCTTTCTTTTGGACGCCGTAGAGAAACAATCTTTAAAGAGATGAGCATTGGTTTATTAACAGGAGTTGCCTTAGGGATTCTTTGTGGGATTGTTGTTTATCTTATGGGATTTATAGGTATGAATCTCTTTTCTGGAGGCGGGTTGCAGTTAGGAGTTACTGTAGCAGCTGGAGTGTTGGGAGCATCATTAACAGCTACAACTTTAGGAGTGCTTTCACCATTTTTCTTTGTGAAATTAGGAGTGGATCCTGCTTTAGCCTCAGGACCTATAGTTACTGCATTAAATGATATTATGTCGATGGTGATATTCTTCTTAATCACAGGATTTTTAAACTTTTTCTTTTTCAGTTAA